The following are encoded in a window of Amycolatopsis lexingtonensis genomic DNA:
- a CDS encoding MurR/RpiR family transcriptional regulator, with amino-acid sequence MPTVSNFPTVSDTESVIGTAPSEPVSVQPTVRDADASPLVRIRSLLPGLARAEQRVAKVVLEDPAQVARRSITEVALAANTSETTVTRFCKAVGVGGYPQLRIALAADTARTEARTTRNLGGEIGPEDDLAAVIGKVSFADARAVEETADQLDVATLERVIEVVASAGRVDVYGVGASAFVAADLQQKLHRIGRVCFSWSDTHIMLTSAAVLSPGDVAIGVSHTGATTDTVEALRVAREHGAITIAVTNFPRSPITEVADYVLTTAARETTFRSGATASRIAQLTVIDCLFIGVAQRHMDASVSALDATRDAVGSHRLGVRPDGRRRPRETGK; translated from the coding sequence ATGCCAACGGTTAGTAACTTTCCGACGGTGAGTGATACCGAATCCGTAATCGGCACGGCACCGTCCGAGCCCGTATCGGTCCAGCCGACCGTGCGGGACGCGGACGCCAGCCCGCTGGTCCGGATCCGGTCCCTGCTCCCCGGCCTGGCCCGCGCCGAGCAGCGTGTGGCGAAGGTGGTGCTGGAGGATCCCGCGCAGGTCGCGAGACGCAGCATCACCGAGGTGGCCCTGGCCGCCAACACGAGCGAAACGACCGTCACGCGGTTCTGCAAGGCCGTCGGCGTCGGGGGGTACCCGCAGCTGCGCATCGCGCTGGCCGCGGACACCGCGCGCACCGAGGCCCGCACGACCCGCAACCTCGGCGGCGAGATCGGCCCCGAGGACGACCTGGCGGCCGTCATCGGCAAGGTCAGCTTCGCCGACGCCCGCGCGGTCGAGGAGACGGCCGACCAGCTCGACGTGGCCACGCTGGAGCGCGTGATCGAGGTCGTCGCGAGCGCCGGCCGCGTCGACGTCTACGGCGTGGGCGCGAGCGCGTTCGTCGCCGCCGACCTCCAGCAGAAGCTGCACCGCATCGGCCGCGTGTGCTTCTCGTGGTCGGACACGCACATCATGCTCACCTCGGCCGCGGTGCTCAGCCCCGGTGACGTCGCCATCGGCGTCTCGCACACCGGCGCGACCACCGACACCGTCGAGGCGCTGCGCGTGGCCCGCGAGCACGGCGCGATCACCATCGCCGTGACGAACTTCCCGCGGTCCCCGATCACCGAGGTCGCCGACTACGTTTTGACGACCGCCGCACGGGAAACCACTTTCCGTTCGGGAGCGACGGCGAGCCGCATCGCCCAGCTCACCGTCATCGACTGCCTGTTCATCGGCGTCGCGCAGCGGCACATGGACGCGTCGGTCAGCGCCCTGGACGCGACCAGGGACGCGGTCGGCTCGCACCGCTTGGGGGTCAGGCCGGACGGTCGTCGCCGTCCGCGGGAAACCGGCAAGTAA
- a CDS encoding serine hydrolase, with the protein MLVALTTLTSGASAITGRHDAGRFDRPQQGFAPAWTTLRTGPPQEVGLDPAPIKAAEDFLASWTKPDATGHPHFSGAVGLLAHDGVVVDRYAVGGAVRYADAAGTELPAEQQVPMRNDTIFDMASISKLFTSIAVLQLVDRGQLTIDTPVSRIFPEFATGDKAAITVKMLLTHVSGFDADPIPSLWAGYPDIPSRRQAVLDSPLKNKPGTTYLYSDINLLTLGFIVEKLTGQPLDKVVHDRITAPLGMVDTGYNPPASKLDRIAATEFEANPPRGMVRGSVHDENAWSLGGVAGHAGVFSTAGDMATLAQTILNGGSYRGHRILGEETVRQMLTNYNQQFPDDSHGLGFELDQPWYMGALASPVTAGHTGFTGTTLVIDPESRSFAVLLTNRVHPSRSWGSINTARQVWATSLARAMAVRPAAGKDAWTSTLGNASVATLSTRPFTTESDQASVSFYAFVDTEGPTDPLQLQASTDGVNWQPIAVSVSGPGAPSGTVTSLSGHGHRAWWKVIGTLPRAASVSLRWRYSTDPSYTGRGVSVDGVKVTESGRSLLDGERNPAAFVAEGWQLSAR; encoded by the coding sequence GTGCTGGTCGCATTGACCACGTTGACCTCGGGAGCCAGCGCCATCACGGGACGCCACGACGCCGGCCGCTTCGACCGGCCGCAGCAGGGGTTCGCCCCGGCGTGGACGACCCTGCGCACCGGGCCCCCGCAGGAGGTCGGCCTGGACCCGGCGCCGATCAAGGCGGCCGAGGACTTCCTGGCGAGCTGGACCAAGCCGGACGCAACCGGGCACCCGCACTTCTCCGGCGCGGTGGGCCTGCTGGCGCACGACGGCGTCGTCGTCGACCGGTACGCGGTCGGCGGGGCGGTGCGGTACGCCGACGCGGCGGGCACCGAACTGCCCGCCGAGCAGCAGGTCCCGATGCGGAACGACACGATCTTCGACATGGCTTCGATCTCGAAGCTGTTCACGTCGATCGCCGTCCTGCAGCTCGTCGACCGCGGGCAGCTGACCATCGACACCCCGGTGTCGCGCATCTTCCCCGAGTTCGCCACCGGCGACAAAGCGGCCATCACGGTCAAGATGCTGCTCACGCACGTCTCCGGGTTCGACGCCGACCCGATCCCGTCGTTGTGGGCCGGTTACCCGGACATCCCGTCGCGCCGGCAGGCCGTGCTCGACAGCCCGCTGAAGAACAAGCCGGGCACGACGTACCTCTACTCCGACATCAACCTCCTCACCCTCGGCTTCATCGTCGAGAAGCTGACCGGGCAGCCCCTCGACAAGGTCGTCCACGACCGCATCACCGCGCCGCTCGGCATGGTCGACACGGGCTACAACCCACCCGCGTCGAAGCTGGACCGGATCGCCGCGACGGAGTTCGAGGCCAACCCGCCGCGCGGCATGGTGCGCGGCAGCGTGCACGACGAGAACGCGTGGTCGCTCGGCGGCGTCGCCGGGCACGCCGGGGTGTTCAGCACCGCCGGCGACATGGCCACGCTCGCCCAGACGATCCTCAACGGCGGCAGCTACCGCGGACACCGGATCCTGGGCGAGGAGACCGTGCGGCAGATGCTGACGAACTACAACCAGCAGTTCCCGGACGACTCGCACGGCCTCGGCTTCGAGCTCGACCAGCCCTGGTACATGGGCGCGCTGGCGTCGCCGGTCACCGCGGGGCACACCGGCTTCACCGGGACGACGCTGGTCATCGACCCGGAGTCGCGCTCGTTCGCCGTCCTGCTGACCAACCGCGTGCACCCGAGCCGGAGCTGGGGCTCGATCAACACCGCCCGCCAGGTGTGGGCGACCTCGCTGGCCAGGGCCATGGCGGTCCGGCCGGCGGCCGGGAAGGACGCCTGGACGAGCACGCTGGGTAACGCGAGCGTCGCCACGTTGAGTACGCGGCCTTTTACTACGGAAAGTGATCAAGCCAGCGTCTCTTTCTACGCCTTCGTGGACACCGAAGGGCCGACTGATCCACTTCAGCTGCAGGCCAGCACCGACGGCGTGAACTGGCAACCGATCGCTGTATCGGTATCGGGGCCGGGGGCACCCTCCGGAACTGTGACGTCGCTCTCCGGACACGGCCACCGTGCCTGGTGGAAGGTCATCGGGACACTGCCTCGAGCGGCGTCGGTGAGCCTCAGGTGGCGTTACAGCACCGATCCGAGTTACACGGGACGCGGAGTTTCGGTCGACGGTGTGAAAGTCACCGAGAGCGGCCGATCACTCCTCGACGGTGAACGAAACCCCGCCGCTTTCGTCGCTGAGGGTTGGCAGTTGAGCGCTCGGTGA
- a CDS encoding exo-beta-N-acetylmuramidase NamZ domain-containing protein — MTLDRRRFLGASALAVPLLAGGSAVAGAQPEAAEPEAGQGQGPGRVLTGAEQLAAQGWGPLKGRKLGVLSNPTGVLLNGDHIVDSMVAAGVKPVAAFGPEHGFRGSAQAGGSEGDYTDPRTGVPVYDAYGVDATKLASLFTKAGVDTVVFDIADVGARFYTYIWSLYTAMVAAAQAKAAFVVLDRPNPIGGRAAGPLLDPKFASGIGRKPIVQQHGMTAGELARYFAGEFLPGDGVKLDHLDVVQVRGWQRDTLFARTGLNWVLPSPNMPTPDTALVYPGTGMFEGTVFSEGRGTTRPFEIIGAPGLDWRWREKLEDLALPGAKFREVYFVPTFSKFVNQTCGGVQLSVSDPRAFDAIRTAVAMLVTAKALHPDVFAWRPDNYIDKLSGSDRLRTAIDAGAGVDEVTGAWRAELAEFDRGRRHYLLYR; from the coding sequence GTGACGCTCGACCGGCGCCGCTTCCTGGGCGCGAGCGCGCTGGCGGTCCCCCTGCTGGCCGGCGGTTCGGCCGTCGCGGGAGCCCAGCCGGAAGCAGCCGAGCCGGAAGCTGGCCAAGGACAAGGCCCAGGCCGCGTCCTCACCGGCGCGGAGCAGCTGGCCGCGCAGGGCTGGGGTCCGCTCAAGGGCCGCAAGCTCGGGGTGCTGTCGAACCCCACCGGCGTGCTGCTGAACGGCGACCACATCGTCGACTCGATGGTCGCGGCCGGCGTCAAGCCGGTCGCGGCCTTCGGGCCCGAGCACGGCTTCCGCGGGAGCGCGCAGGCCGGCGGCTCCGAAGGCGATTACACCGATCCCCGCACGGGCGTCCCGGTGTACGACGCGTACGGCGTCGACGCGACGAAGCTCGCCTCGCTGTTCACCAAGGCGGGCGTCGACACCGTCGTCTTCGACATCGCCGACGTCGGCGCACGCTTCTACACCTACATCTGGTCGCTCTACACCGCGATGGTGGCGGCCGCCCAGGCCAAAGCCGCGTTCGTCGTGCTCGACCGGCCGAACCCGATCGGCGGCCGGGCGGCCGGCCCGCTGCTCGACCCGAAGTTCGCCTCCGGGATCGGGCGGAAGCCGATCGTCCAGCAGCACGGCATGACCGCCGGTGAGCTGGCCCGCTACTTCGCCGGGGAGTTCCTGCCCGGCGACGGCGTGAAGCTGGACCACCTCGATGTCGTCCAGGTCCGCGGCTGGCAGCGCGACACGCTCTTCGCGCGGACCGGGCTGAACTGGGTGCTGCCGAGCCCGAACATGCCGACCCCGGACACCGCGCTCGTCTATCCGGGCACCGGCATGTTCGAGGGCACAGTGTTCTCCGAGGGCCGCGGGACGACCCGGCCGTTCGAGATCATCGGCGCGCCCGGGCTCGACTGGCGCTGGCGCGAGAAGCTCGAAGACCTCGCGCTGCCGGGCGCGAAGTTCCGCGAGGTCTACTTCGTGCCGACGTTCAGCAAGTTCGTCAACCAGACCTGCGGTGGCGTGCAGCTGAGCGTGAGCGACCCGCGGGCCTTCGACGCGATCCGGACCGCGGTCGCCATGCTCGTCACGGCGAAGGCGCTGCACCCGGACGTCTTCGCGTGGCGCCCGGACAACTACATCGACAAGCTTTCCGGCTCCGACCGGCTGCGGACCGCGATCGACGCCGGGGCGGGCGTCGACGAGGTCACCGGGGCCTGGCGGGCCGAGCTCGCCGAGTTCGACCGCGGACGTCGCCACTACCTGCTCTACCGCTGA
- a CDS encoding glycoside hydrolase family 3 protein produces the protein MSVDAQAEAAATQALRGLTLEEKVGQLFITWVNGKTADEVNPKNQTDFGVDTPAQVVRKYHLGGVIYFNNDTRDNFDDPVQVAKLSNGLQKAAITSGAHIPLQIAADQEGGTVTRMGAPATEFPNAMAISAGRDTGRATQAATILGRELRAVGINQDFAPDSDVNSNPANPVIGVRSFAGQPGLASDFVTAELKGFQQSVAATAKHFPGHGAAPTDSHTGLPRIDSTEAQWRATDVPPFKAAIAAGVDSIMSAHIQFPSLDPSLEPATLSKPIITGKLRDELGYNGVVVTDALEMQGVRELHSDAEIPVLALKAGIDQLLMPVHLDLAVNSVLNAVKTGDIPMQRIDQSVLRVLKLKFKRGILFSPFVDANRVMKTVGVPASLATAQDIADRGITAISNDAGLLPLKQKPATTLVTGWGVSTTATLAQKLTAHGTAATAYQTGQAPTDAQIAQAVANAQNTDLVVVLTNNIATYPRQTKLLDALQATGKPVVAVAAQIPYDAGYPSTVKTWLATYGYITPTLEALAKVVLGETKPVGKLPVDVPAGADLTTVKYPFGHGLTW, from the coding sequence ATGAGCGTGGACGCGCAGGCGGAGGCCGCCGCCACGCAGGCGCTGCGGGGGCTGACGCTGGAGGAAAAGGTCGGGCAGCTGTTCATCACCTGGGTGAACGGCAAGACGGCCGACGAGGTGAACCCGAAGAACCAGACCGACTTCGGTGTCGACACCCCGGCGCAGGTGGTCCGGAAGTACCACCTGGGCGGTGTCATCTACTTCAACAACGACACGCGCGACAACTTCGACGACCCGGTCCAGGTCGCGAAGCTCTCGAACGGGCTGCAGAAGGCCGCCATCACCAGCGGGGCGCACATCCCGCTGCAGATCGCCGCCGACCAGGAGGGCGGCACCGTCACGCGGATGGGCGCGCCGGCCACCGAGTTCCCGAACGCCATGGCCATCTCCGCCGGCCGGGACACCGGCCGGGCGACGCAGGCCGCCACGATCCTCGGGCGGGAGCTGCGCGCGGTCGGGATCAACCAGGACTTCGCGCCCGATTCGGACGTCAACTCCAACCCCGCCAACCCGGTCATCGGCGTGCGGTCCTTCGCTGGCCAGCCCGGGCTGGCCAGCGACTTCGTCACCGCCGAGCTCAAGGGCTTCCAGCAGTCCGTGGCCGCGACCGCCAAGCACTTCCCCGGGCACGGCGCCGCGCCGACCGACAGCCACACCGGGCTGCCGCGGATCGACAGCACCGAAGCGCAGTGGCGGGCCACCGACGTGCCGCCGTTCAAGGCCGCCATCGCGGCCGGCGTCGACTCGATCATGAGCGCGCACATCCAGTTCCCCAGCCTCGACCCGTCGCTCGAACCCGCGACGCTGTCGAAGCCGATCATCACCGGCAAGCTGCGTGACGAGCTCGGGTACAACGGCGTGGTCGTCACCGACGCCCTCGAGATGCAGGGCGTGCGCGAGCTGCACAGCGACGCCGAGATCCCGGTGCTCGCGCTCAAGGCCGGCATCGACCAGCTGCTCATGCCGGTGCACCTCGACCTCGCCGTCAACTCGGTGCTCAACGCCGTGAAGACCGGTGACATCCCGATGCAGCGGATCGACCAGAGCGTGCTGCGCGTGCTGAAGCTGAAGTTCAAGCGCGGCATCCTGTTCTCGCCGTTCGTCGACGCGAACCGCGTGATGAAGACCGTCGGCGTGCCGGCGAGCCTCGCGACGGCGCAGGACATCGCCGACCGCGGCATCACGGCCATCTCGAACGACGCCGGCCTGCTGCCGCTGAAGCAGAAGCCCGCGACCACGCTCGTCACCGGCTGGGGCGTCTCCACGACGGCGACGCTGGCCCAGAAGCTGACCGCGCACGGCACGGCCGCGACCGCCTACCAGACCGGGCAGGCGCCGACGGACGCGCAGATCGCGCAAGCCGTCGCGAACGCCCAGAACACCGACCTGGTGGTCGTGCTGACCAACAACATCGCCACCTACCCCCGGCAGACCAAGCTGCTCGACGCCCTCCAGGCCACCGGGAAACCGGTCGTCGCGGTCGCCGCGCAGATCCCCTACGACGCCGGCTACCCGAGCACCGTCAAGACGTGGCTGGCCACCTACGGCTACATCACGCCGACCCTCGAGGCGCTCGCCAAGGTGGTGCTCGGCGAGACGAAGCCGGTCGGGAAGCTGCCGGTCGACGTCCCGGCGGGCGCCGACCTGACCACCGTCAAGTACCCGTTCGGCCACGGGCTGACCTGGTGA
- a CDS encoding HAD family hydrolase — MAEPSSAPSRTRKPGPEHAVAAFFDLDKTIIASSSALAFSKPLLREGLINRRAALRSAYAQLVFSLAGADENKTERLRAEVSALCAGWDVAQVSAIVRETLHDVVDPLVYAEAAELIARHRADGHDVIVLSATGEEVVAPVAEMLGATRSVATRMQIVDGRYSGEVDFYCYGANKAVAAKQLAATHGYDLAECFAYTDSSTDIPLLEVVGHPHAVNPDKLLRREALDRGWPILAFDRPMSLRTRIPTRSAGIVALGVGAVAAGATWYGLSRRRRSR, encoded by the coding sequence GTGGCCGAACCGAGCAGTGCGCCGTCGCGCACGCGGAAGCCGGGCCCGGAGCACGCGGTGGCCGCGTTCTTCGACCTGGACAAGACGATCATCGCTTCCTCGAGCGCGCTGGCGTTCAGCAAACCCTTGCTGAGGGAGGGTTTGATCAACCGTCGCGCCGCGTTGCGAAGCGCCTACGCGCAGCTTGTGTTTTCGCTCGCCGGCGCCGACGAGAACAAGACCGAGCGGTTGCGCGCCGAGGTTTCCGCGCTGTGCGCGGGCTGGGACGTCGCCCAGGTTTCGGCGATCGTCCGCGAAACCCTGCACGACGTCGTCGACCCGCTCGTGTACGCCGAAGCGGCGGAGCTGATCGCGCGCCACCGCGCGGACGGCCACGACGTCATCGTGCTTTCGGCGACCGGCGAGGAGGTCGTCGCCCCCGTCGCCGAAATGCTGGGGGCGACGCGCAGCGTCGCGACGCGGATGCAGATCGTCGACGGCCGCTACTCCGGCGAAGTCGACTTCTACTGCTACGGCGCCAACAAAGCCGTCGCCGCGAAGCAGCTCGCCGCGACGCACGGCTACGACCTCGCCGAGTGCTTCGCCTACACCGACTCCAGCACCGACATCCCGCTGCTCGAAGTGGTCGGGCACCCGCACGCGGTCAACCCGGACAAGCTCCTGCGGCGCGAGGCGCTCGACCGCGGCTGGCCGATCCTCGCGTTCGACCGGCCGATGTCGCTGCGCACCCGGATCCCCACCCGATCGGCGGGAATCGTCGCCCTCGGTGTCGGCGCCGTGGCCGCCGGAGCGACCTGGTACGGCCTCAGCCGTCGCCGTCGGTCCCGGTAG